The stretch of DNA TCTAGCGAAGTTGGTAAATCACGATGCCAATCATTCAAAGTGAGGCATTGTTCAAGGTGATTCACCGCTGGCTAGTACGTGAAGAACCTTGGCTGAACGAAAAAGGGAGCCGACGCAAACTGCGCCGACTCCCTCGTTTCTTGGTTTCGAGAATTGCTTACACGTGCATTAAAAACCAGCGGAATCTAGTTCTTGACGGACACGTGCTTCAAGCTCGGGGATGTAGTTGGCGTCGGCAATCTGATCCTCAATCTGCTCCCGCGTCCCTCTTAAGATGACCGCTCGGTTGGACAACGCGGGCAATCGCATTTCTACCGAAAATCGGTCGTTGGCCTGGCTGATCGATACCGCCTCGCCCTGGCCGCTCGCTGATGCATTTGATGCGGCTGACGAAGACGCGGCGGGGCCGGAAGCCGCAGACGTATGAACACCCCAGCGTCGATTACCCCGAAAAGTCCCGGGATTCATGGGGGTGGGATATGCGGGAAAACTTGCAACCGCTGTTTGCGGATCGGTAGGCGGAAGCATATGAATTTGGCCTCGTCGCAGCACCATGACTAGCTGGGCGTTCGTCGCCGGAACTAATCTCTTTGCGTCGGTGACGGGGATCCCGTTGATTTGCAACAAGATGTCGCCGGATCGCAAACCGCGAACATCTGCCGCACCATTGTCGGCCACGCTTTCAACCAGCAATCCATGACGCAGTTGAGGCAGATGAAGTCGTAGGATCTGGGGTATCGGCTTGGTCTCGAAGCCCCACCCTGCATCGCTGACAACTGGTGCAAGCTCATTTTGTGCTCGACATAACGAGGGTAAGCCAAGGGAGGAAACGAATAACGCCACGCAGATGATGGCGATCGGTTTAGTTGTTGGGGACATGATCAGGGTTCCTGTGGTGAACAAAGGTGAACGGGTGACGGAATCGGTTGTCAGGGGCGCATGAAGAAATGCGATCGTCGCCCGATCTACGGGACGACGATCGCTATCAATGATCGGAATGGGTCTAGCGACGCCATCCGTTGGATTGGAAGAAGCCGTTGCCACCGCCGAACTGGCGAGTGTTGCTTCGTGAGTAGGCTTTGGTTCGGTTGCCGAAGCCAGTCGAACTGCTGCCGCCGAAGACTTGGCCGTTTCGAACACCTGTGGAACCTTGTGAAATCACACGGCGATTTCCGCCTTGGCTAACCACTCCACCGTGGCTGAAGTGAGTGCCGTTGTGCCCAATGTTCAGGTTCATGTTGTGGGCCGCACCTAAAGGTCCAGTGCCCGCACCAATCGAGTTGGAGATTGCGATGCCGTTCGGACCGGCACCCAGAGCGAAGCCATGTCCGAATTGGCCGCCATTCTTCGAGCTGCTTCGGGATTTTACGATTTGGAACATGCCGTTAGCCGATCCACCGGCTCCTGCACTGCCGTTGGCGATGTCGACCCAAGAGCCAGCACTTTGAGCGGACGCATCCGAGGCGGTGAATAGGAAAGCAGCGACGAGAGCGGCGACGACGGTTTGGATTTTGATGGAGCGTGTCATGAGTCTTCTCTTAAGCAAGGTGTTGTGTTGTTTGAACTTGGTTTTTGCGGCTTTTAACCGCCTCACCAACACCTGCGGAAAGACTCTTGAAACCCCTTAACTCTTTTTTAGAATTCTTTTCCGATGGTAGTCTGCTCGTTCAATTCAGCCTCCGCGGGGAGCTTCCAGACCTCGAGCTCATCCAACCAAACGTCTGCTCGCCCCGAAGCAACAATCTCGACTCGGCCAGAGACAATCGGCTTGCGAGGCTGGTCGTTCGATGCCCCGAAATCGACTGGCACGTCAAATTCGCCCGCCACTTCGGTCCATTCATACGAGCCCGCGGGAATCTTCAACACCGGTTCGCCATTGACGAGCACTTCAATCGCATCGGCCTGCGTGTCATCGGATCTCGCCATCAACGAAAGTCGGTAGGTTCCGCCGACATCGAGCGGTAACGATTGGCCTGTTTGACCTCGTTGCGATGCCGATGGATGGCCCGAGCTCTGGATCCTCAGGCATTGACGTCCCCGGTAAGGCGTCTGAGTAACAAGCCTTGCGGATGACGCGTATCCTTCGGAACTGTTCCATCTCGCACCGCTCGGATCGGCCCAGTACTTCAAAGTGTCAAGTTCAAAGTCACCGTTCAGAAGTGCTGCGCGATATCCCGCCAATGGAG from Rubripirellula amarantea encodes:
- a CDS encoding PDZ domain-containing protein; protein product: MSPTTKPIAIICVALFVSSLGLPSLCRAQNELAPVVSDAGWGFETKPIPQILRLHLPQLRHGLLVESVADNGAADVRGLRSGDILLQINGIPVTDAKRLVPATNAQLVMVLRRGQIHMLPPTDPQTAVASFPAYPTPMNPGTFRGNRRWGVHTSAASGPAASSSAASNASASGQGEAVSISQANDRFSVEMRLPALSNRAVILRGTREQIEDQIADANYIPELEARVRQELDSAGF